One part of the Oligoflexus sp. genome encodes these proteins:
- a CDS encoding plastocyanin/azurin family copper-binding protein, whose translation MKTFLMTLSVCFAAGNLFTSAVGHGKPNREIHHVRIKNMVFEPALLQAKAGDMIQWTNEDIVPHTATGPNFDSGPIAPGVTWTVTLNEAGIIAYKCSYHPTMVARVQVSPPSK comes from the coding sequence ATGAAAACGTTTCTGATGACGCTTTCAGTATGCTTCGCTGCTGGCAATCTATTCACCAGTGCGGTGGGCCATGGCAAACCGAATCGTGAAATTCATCACGTTCGTATCAAAAACATGGTGTTCGAACCCGCATTGCTTCAAGCCAAGGCTGGCGACATGATTCAGTGGACGAATGAGGACATCGTCCCGCACACCGCTACGGGGCCGAATTTTGATTCGGGACCAATTGCTCCGGGAGTAACCTGGACGGTTACATTGAATGAAGCTGGGATTATCGCTTACAAATGCAGCTATCATCCGACGATGGTGGCTCGCGTTCAAGTGTCACCACCTTCCAAATAA
- a CDS encoding DUF4142 domain-containing protein, whose translation MSFGFISLIFGASALHAAEGPTDSQIAAIVVTANAVDIDAGRLAEKVSTNKEVKDFANRMVVDHSAVNKQATDLAAKLKVKPEASDLSKSLDDGGKKNLAKLKTLKAAAFDKAYVDHEVAYHLAVLDTIDKTLIPNAKNAELKSLIEKVRPAIAAHLEHAKQIQAKLGAG comes from the coding sequence ATGAGTTTTGGTTTCATCTCCCTGATCTTTGGAGCGTCAGCTCTTCATGCCGCCGAAGGACCGACTGACTCCCAGATCGCCGCCATCGTCGTGACGGCCAACGCAGTGGATATTGATGCGGGCAGGCTCGCCGAAAAAGTTTCCACGAACAAGGAAGTGAAAGATTTTGCCAATCGCATGGTTGTCGACCACAGTGCTGTCAATAAGCAAGCCACGGATCTTGCCGCAAAATTGAAAGTAAAACCCGAGGCGAGTGACTTGAGCAAGAGCCTGGATGACGGCGGGAAGAAGAATCTCGCCAAACTCAAAACTCTGAAAGCGGCGGCCTTTGATAAGGCTTATGTCGACCACGAGGTTGCCTACCACTTGGCCGTGCTCGATACGATAGACAAGACTCTGATCCCAAATGCGAAGAATGCGGAGTTAAAGAGCCTTATCGAAAAAGTTCGGCCAGCAATTGCCGCTCACCTTGAGCATGCAAAACAAATTCAGGCGAAGCTTGGGGCTGGCTGA
- a CDS encoding helix-turn-helix transcriptional regulator, with the protein MLDTFGERQQVLLRALHAKKTGLTIDELASQLSITRTAVKQHLTALEQNGYVSRGSLRFVTRGRPGRSFQLTDRGVDLFPKQYSWFSSLLLGLLKAEEGGDGLAARLRDLARTIASQMKAQVNGLTGEARTEAITRIMNDLSYEAVVTPDADGIMPAIEAHNCVYHHLAREYPEVCQFDLELLETLSGVSVDHQECIVRGGNVCRFAFRKSQVGVKV; encoded by the coding sequence ATGTTGGACACATTCGGCGAACGCCAACAAGTTCTTCTGAGAGCCCTGCATGCGAAAAAAACCGGGCTTACGATCGATGAACTCGCGAGTCAGTTGTCGATCACGAGAACCGCTGTCAAACAGCATCTGACGGCTCTTGAGCAAAACGGATACGTATCCCGGGGATCTCTTCGCTTCGTGACCCGGGGTCGCCCTGGGCGTTCTTTTCAACTCACTGATCGTGGCGTGGATCTCTTCCCAAAGCAGTATTCCTGGTTCTCAAGCCTGCTTTTGGGTCTTCTTAAAGCTGAAGAAGGTGGTGACGGCCTCGCAGCGAGGCTTCGCGATCTTGCGCGCACGATAGCTTCGCAGATGAAGGCGCAGGTCAATGGACTGACGGGTGAGGCACGAACCGAGGCCATCACCAGAATCATGAATGATCTGTCCTACGAGGCCGTGGTCACGCCGGATGCCGATGGCATCATGCCTGCCATTGAAGCCCACAACTGCGTCTATCACCACCTGGCACGTGAGTACCCCGAGGTTTGCCAGTTCGATCTCGAACTGCTCGAGACCCTCTCGGGAGTTTCCGTGGATCATCAGGAATGCATTGTTCGAGGCGGCAATGTCTGTCGCTTTGCTTTTCGTAAATCTCAAGTAGGAGTTAAGGTATGA
- the folE gene encoding GTP cyclohydrolase I FolE: MARHIRAVLVLLGEDPSREGLYKTPARFAKAMLDLTSGYAADFAKITNDAVFTQTDSGIVLVRDIELFSLCEHHLLPFYGKAHVAYLTNDKVIGLSKIPRIVDAYAQRLQIQERLSQQIARELMEQLAPRGVAVIIEAYHMCVMMRGVEKQASRTVTTSVVGAFKEDTELRRELNDLIKISGT; encoded by the coding sequence ATCGCGCGTCATATTCGTGCTGTGCTGGTCCTGTTGGGAGAAGATCCGAGTCGGGAAGGGCTGTACAAAACACCCGCGCGCTTCGCCAAGGCGATGCTCGACCTCACCAGCGGCTATGCAGCGGATTTTGCCAAGATTACCAATGACGCAGTTTTCACCCAAACGGACAGTGGCATCGTCCTGGTGCGTGACATCGAACTCTTCTCATTGTGCGAACATCATCTGCTCCCTTTCTATGGCAAAGCCCACGTTGCCTATCTGACGAATGACAAAGTCATCGGCCTTTCGAAGATTCCGCGCATTGTCGATGCGTATGCACAGCGTCTGCAGATTCAAGAGAGGCTCTCGCAACAGATTGCCCGGGAGCTTATGGAACAGCTCGCACCACGCGGTGTTGCCGTTATCATCGAGGCTTATCACATGTGCGTGATGATGCGTGGGGTTGAGAAACAGGCGAGCCGCACCGTAACAACTTCCGTCGTGGGCGCTTTCAAAGAGGACACTGAGCTGCGTCGGGAACTGAATGATCTTATTAAAATCAGTGGCACATGA
- a CDS encoding leucine-rich repeat domain-containing protein, which produces MVLKRLPYAFVLTSLLISCSKKDSDKRDEPLPPPAEPRVCNGLADAADANCEGQRLEKLTIKANGLTLKVGGAPLLLTLEGTDQSGQTFIIDNSQATWSSSSDQVTVSADGHVTALGSASDVVIQAALKDLTAELKITVEVTDPAVPRKNCEDTADGATKEFPRFKEALVNFQASCQPYQAVALCDDGQFVFKPEDSVTECRVATVKEFAVNPQALTLKGGESAAVTAEATDETGFKGSLKSADLSFTVEAAAADEGKVTVNDGTLALSADLLEDAKVKVQYGDFVQTISLAKVKIEPTRLSFEKDSFLLKAGDSLDMKVLAFAGDKAVALDPAKLVIESSDPAKVQIESGVAKVLTPGSSVTLTAKYDAITAETKLTIEDELKFVSVGSKKDTLTAEKPWVVAVTQLKLEGPAKEVPRLNATTEGCSFRLYLSRGQWLADVELQTAAKALPASCDTEITVESAAGQKAVQAVRVPVRYIGLTFKEFLLKDASKPDNVIATLGYKLSSNVKVTDVSITAHRLADLTPASCKLSAVQKEGSIEVLADITADPNLATCAGFLNVALDVEGKKQTIREQVTVSAYRPFSEICAEQGNAAVQKTIKAMADALSVRKDCVLLDKVLREQNTNALYRNGIFTLSMASHELTNLEPLARLSGLRELVLTDNPELSDLRPLAALKNLQHLDVEFTAVQDFSPVYKLNAMQLFFTDATAVECKKSEVTNQPLKKLCTQE; this is translated from the coding sequence ATGGTTTTGAAAAGGCTTCCCTATGCCTTTGTACTGACGTCCCTGCTGATCAGCTGTAGTAAAAAAGATTCAGACAAGAGAGACGAGCCGCTGCCACCACCGGCTGAGCCGCGGGTCTGTAACGGACTTGCGGACGCAGCCGACGCGAATTGCGAAGGTCAGCGTCTCGAAAAACTGACGATCAAAGCGAATGGTTTGACTTTGAAAGTCGGCGGCGCCCCTCTGCTCCTGACTTTGGAAGGTACGGACCAGTCCGGTCAAACCTTTATCATTGATAATAGTCAGGCGACATGGTCGTCCTCCAGCGATCAGGTCACAGTCAGCGCCGACGGTCATGTCACCGCTCTTGGCAGTGCCAGTGACGTCGTGATCCAAGCTGCCTTGAAGGATCTGACTGCCGAATTGAAAATCACTGTGGAAGTCACCGATCCTGCTGTTCCCCGCAAAAACTGCGAAGACACGGCCGATGGTGCAACCAAGGAATTCCCAAGATTCAAGGAAGCCCTCGTCAATTTCCAAGCATCCTGCCAGCCCTATCAGGCTGTCGCGCTTTGCGATGATGGCCAATTCGTTTTCAAACCGGAAGATTCCGTCACCGAATGCCGCGTGGCTACAGTGAAGGAATTTGCCGTCAATCCCCAGGCGCTGACTCTGAAAGGCGGCGAAAGTGCAGCTGTGACTGCGGAAGCCACCGACGAGACAGGGTTCAAAGGCAGCCTGAAGTCCGCGGACCTGAGCTTCACTGTCGAAGCCGCAGCTGCCGATGAAGGCAAAGTCACTGTGAACGACGGCACGCTTGCGCTGTCGGCTGACCTTCTGGAAGACGCCAAAGTCAAGGTTCAGTATGGCGACTTCGTTCAGACGATCAGTCTCGCGAAGGTCAAGATCGAGCCGACCCGCCTCAGTTTTGAAAAGGATTCCTTTCTATTGAAAGCAGGCGACTCGCTGGATATGAAAGTCCTCGCTTTTGCCGGTGACAAGGCCGTCGCCCTCGATCCTGCGAAGCTCGTGATCGAATCGAGCGATCCGGCCAAGGTCCAGATCGAAAGCGGAGTGGCCAAGGTGCTGACTCCTGGATCGAGCGTGACCCTGACCGCGAAATATGATGCCATCACTGCCGAGACGAAACTCACGATCGAAGACGAACTGAAGTTCGTGAGCGTGGGCAGCAAGAAGGATACTCTGACCGCGGAAAAACCCTGGGTTGTGGCTGTCACTCAGCTCAAACTGGAAGGACCCGCGAAGGAAGTTCCTCGTCTGAATGCCACGACCGAAGGCTGCAGCTTCCGACTCTATCTGAGCCGCGGCCAGTGGCTGGCTGATGTCGAACTTCAGACCGCCGCAAAAGCTCTGCCCGCTTCGTGCGACACGGAAATTACCGTGGAATCCGCTGCCGGTCAAAAAGCTGTTCAGGCTGTCAGAGTTCCTGTTCGTTACATCGGCCTGACCTTCAAGGAATTCCTTCTGAAGGATGCCTCCAAACCTGATAACGTCATCGCGACCCTCGGCTATAAGCTTTCGAGCAATGTGAAAGTCACCGACGTGAGCATCACCGCCCATCGCCTGGCCGACCTTACGCCTGCCAGCTGCAAACTCTCCGCGGTTCAGAAGGAAGGCAGCATCGAAGTCCTCGCCGACATCACCGCTGATCCTAATCTTGCCACCTGCGCCGGATTTCTGAACGTGGCCTTGGATGTGGAAGGCAAGAAACAAACCATTCGTGAGCAGGTGACCGTCTCCGCCTACCGTCCTTTCTCCGAAATCTGCGCCGAGCAGGGTAACGCGGCCGTTCAGAAAACCATCAAGGCCATGGCCGATGCCCTGAGCGTTCGTAAGGACTGCGTGCTGCTCGACAAGGTTCTGCGTGAACAGAACACCAACGCACTCTATCGCAACGGCATCTTCACACTGTCGATGGCCAGCCATGAGCTGACCAACCTTGAGCCTCTGGCTCGCCTCAGCGGCCTGCGCGAACTCGTGCTGACCGATAACCCTGAACTGAGCGACCTTCGCCCCTTGGCGGCCCTGAAGAACCTTCAGCATCTGGATGTTGAGTTCACGGCCGTTCAGGACTTCAGCCCGGTTTATAAGCTGAATGCGATGCAACTCTTCTTCACCGATGCCACAGCCGTCGAATGCAAGAAGAGCGAAGTCACCAATCAACCTCTGAAAAAACTTTGCACACAGGAATAA
- a CDS encoding YdeI/OmpD-associated family protein: MHSEVDSFIRKAKQWKEEIETLRAIVLSAKLDEDFKWSKPCYTHEARNIAIIQPFNGCLGFMFFKGELLKDPKGVLKDNGPNSQSARRMEFTSSAEITRLKATIRAYIKEAVAIEESGQKVAVKKNPEPVPEELKEFFKKKPALKKAFEALTPGRQRAYILHFSSAKQSETRRSRIEKCMALILEGKGLNDR; the protein is encoded by the coding sequence ATGCATTCGGAAGTCGATTCATTCATACGAAAGGCGAAACAGTGGAAGGAAGAAATCGAAACGCTGCGCGCGATCGTTCTGAGCGCAAAGCTGGACGAGGACTTTAAGTGGAGCAAACCCTGCTACACCCATGAAGCTCGGAATATCGCCATAATCCAGCCCTTCAATGGCTGCCTGGGTTTCATGTTCTTTAAGGGTGAACTGCTGAAGGATCCGAAAGGCGTTCTGAAAGACAACGGTCCGAACTCCCAGTCCGCCCGCCGGATGGAGTTCACCTCGTCTGCCGAGATCACGCGCCTGAAAGCGACGATCAGGGCCTACATCAAGGAAGCGGTAGCCATCGAGGAATCAGGGCAGAAGGTCGCGGTCAAGAAAAACCCTGAACCCGTACCGGAGGAGCTCAAGGAGTTTTTCAAAAAGAAGCCCGCTTTGAAAAAGGCCTTTGAAGCTCTGACTCCGGGTCGGCAGAGGGCTTATATCCTGCATTTTTCCAGCGCGAAGCAGTCCGAAACGCGCCGCTCCCGCATCGAAAAATGTATGGCCCTTATCCTGGAAGGTAAGGGACTGAACGATCGCTAG
- a CDS encoding 7TM-DISM domain-containing protein produces MRYLLGLLLFLNSVSVWAQSPITDVNMLDVPAGTLTHEDFAEKSSALNWHKTSNGAGFLARPQRDYYVSFEAPQGDAEGYLLHLPFRMGGVDGTEYTFQLFVLEHSNLRPVPLREHRFATFVVDPSLYGKQLLLKCRTGPFATASNLDLRLFKPQDLERKTQEDLFFLGIVNGVIGIMSIYNIGLLLLFRKSYLFYYGLYTLAALYWFNLASGLFWYNTFMILSFHMSVEAIHVATILFSFRVLQAREYFPRLYQLSRCMIVISLLLLATMLLGMERSIYLYYAMIPGSFLLCFILAVKAARMGDRSAYPMLLGWAGLCLGVIISSLPAFMEHAPILEWAAPIAISFEIATFSFAMGQKMRTSELSFQRENEHAFAEMRKMIYPHQLERVRKGEHLEDTMPTHPDQALVISFDIIGSSKLKDKSARMLFREVFARCNEMMLEGYDGSGLKSRAYRIKEMGDGFLCSVGYPFAALSPNPAREAVVLAQRFADVLAEVVQTMKFQEKVACGIGIAWDTITGFYPEAGAKEYDLYGRAIVLATRYEGMRKALFDGKREQSLLILQDKVAAALDPHEMQGFEVIELAAQGLVVRDDPTATRLYVKWLSGYPMWQIA; encoded by the coding sequence TTGCGATACTTGCTTGGCCTCTTGCTTTTTTTGAACAGCGTGAGCGTATGGGCGCAAAGCCCCATTACCGATGTGAACATGCTGGACGTGCCGGCCGGGACCTTGACCCACGAGGATTTTGCAGAGAAATCCAGCGCTCTCAACTGGCATAAGACCTCGAATGGCGCCGGGTTTTTAGCCCGGCCTCAGCGGGATTATTATGTTTCTTTCGAAGCTCCCCAGGGTGATGCCGAGGGTTACCTGCTGCACCTGCCCTTTCGCATGGGGGGTGTGGACGGAACGGAATATACCTTTCAGCTTTTTGTTCTGGAGCATTCCAACCTGCGCCCTGTGCCTCTGCGGGAACATCGTTTCGCGACCTTTGTCGTGGACCCATCCCTTTATGGAAAGCAGCTGCTTCTCAAGTGTCGGACAGGCCCTTTTGCGACCGCCAGCAATCTTGATCTCAGGTTGTTCAAACCACAGGATCTGGAGCGGAAAACGCAAGAGGATCTGTTCTTTCTGGGAATTGTGAATGGCGTGATCGGGATCATGTCGATCTATAACATCGGGCTCCTGCTTCTCTTTCGCAAGTCCTATCTTTTTTACTATGGTCTTTACACGCTGGCGGCTCTTTACTGGTTCAACCTTGCCAGCGGCTTGTTCTGGTACAATACCTTCATGATTCTCTCGTTTCATATGTCCGTGGAAGCCATCCATGTCGCGACCATTCTGTTTTCCTTCCGTGTGCTGCAGGCCCGTGAATATTTTCCCAGGCTCTATCAGCTGAGCCGCTGCATGATCGTCATCAGTCTTCTTCTTCTGGCAACAATGCTCCTCGGCATGGAGCGTTCGATTTACCTTTATTATGCGATGATTCCGGGCTCCTTCCTGCTCTGTTTCATTCTTGCAGTAAAGGCGGCGCGAATGGGAGACCGATCCGCCTATCCCATGCTCCTTGGGTGGGCGGGACTTTGCCTCGGCGTGATCATCAGCTCGCTGCCGGCCTTCATGGAACACGCGCCGATTTTGGAATGGGCCGCTCCCATAGCGATTTCTTTTGAAATCGCCACCTTCAGCTTTGCGATGGGACAGAAGATGCGGACGAGCGAGCTGAGTTTTCAGCGGGAAAATGAACACGCTTTTGCCGAAATGCGCAAGATGATTTATCCCCATCAGTTGGAACGGGTCAGGAAGGGGGAACATCTTGAGGACACCATGCCCACTCATCCCGATCAGGCTTTGGTGATCAGCTTTGATATTATCGGCAGCTCCAAACTCAAAGACAAAAGCGCCCGCATGCTGTTTCGCGAAGTGTTCGCGCGCTGCAACGAGATGATGCTGGAGGGCTATGACGGCAGTGGATTGAAGTCGCGCGCCTATCGCATCAAGGAAATGGGGGACGGCTTTCTCTGTTCGGTCGGCTACCCCTTCGCGGCCCTCAGTCCGAATCCTGCACGGGAAGCTGTAGTGCTGGCCCAGCGTTTTGCCGATGTTCTGGCCGAGGTGGTTCAGACCATGAAGTTTCAGGAAAAGGTGGCCTGTGGCATCGGTATCGCGTGGGATACCATAACCGGATTTTACCCGGAGGCGGGCGCCAAGGAATATGATCTTTACGGCCGCGCGATTGTGCTGGCAACCCGTTATGAAGGCATGCGGAAGGCTCTCTTTGATGGAAAGCGTGAGCAGAGTCTTTTGATTCTGCAGGACAAGGTCGCAGCGGCACTCGATCCCCATGAAATGCAGGGTTTTGAGGTGATTGAACTCGCCGCCCAGGGGCTGGTGGTGCGGGATGATCCCACTGCGACGCGACTCTATGTAAAATGGCTGTCGGGCTATCCAATGTGGCAGATTGCGTGA
- a CDS encoding serine hydrolase domain-containing protein: protein MTKPMMRAPALAKRAFSGARLQRLHLAMQRYVDSGELPGLVLLVSHRDRIHVEALGTFGFQNPTAMQPNTLFRLASMSKPVTAVAAMILIEECRLRLDDPVEDWLPELKDRKVLKNLDGPLEDTVPAKRSITVRDLLSFRSGYGEVGFLSPMSPLQIAMVKAQLPLSVWPFQGSADEFMRKLGDLPLAFQPGERWMYQMGAEILGVLIARVSGMPLSRFLQERIFGPMGMKDTAFHVPEAKRHRLPFCYGSNFPGTDLILLDDPDHSQYAEPPVFESGGGGLVSTVDDMLAFGHMLLKKSKYGHERILSRSAIELMTTDQITPEQKALSPFFPNFWDIRGWGLGLSIVTQRRDLADNPGRLGWDGAFGTSWSVDPKEELVGVLMTQRRPSRLDIPPVIRDFWTSVYQLIDD from the coding sequence ATGACAAAGCCTATGATGCGCGCTCCAGCTCTGGCCAAACGAGCGTTCTCAGGCGCACGTTTGCAAAGACTTCATCTTGCCATGCAGCGTTATGTGGATTCCGGTGAACTGCCTGGTCTTGTTCTGCTCGTCTCGCATCGGGACAGGATCCATGTGGAGGCTCTGGGAACCTTTGGATTTCAAAACCCCACCGCCATGCAACCAAATACCCTGTTTCGCCTCGCGTCCATGAGCAAGCCGGTCACAGCTGTGGCCGCCATGATTCTGATCGAGGAATGCCGCCTTCGACTGGATGATCCTGTGGAGGACTGGCTTCCCGAGCTGAAAGATCGGAAGGTTTTAAAGAATCTGGACGGGCCTTTGGAAGACACGGTCCCCGCAAAGCGTTCGATTACCGTGCGTGATCTTCTCAGCTTTCGATCGGGCTATGGCGAGGTCGGCTTTCTTTCCCCGATGTCGCCCCTTCAGATCGCGATGGTGAAAGCTCAGCTCCCCCTCAGCGTCTGGCCCTTCCAGGGGAGCGCGGATGAATTCATGCGCAAGCTAGGGGATCTTCCGCTCGCCTTTCAGCCTGGGGAGCGTTGGATGTATCAGATGGGAGCTGAAATTCTCGGCGTTCTGATCGCTCGCGTTTCTGGTATGCCCCTGAGCCGTTTTCTGCAGGAAAGGATCTTCGGGCCGATGGGAATGAAGGACACGGCCTTCCATGTTCCCGAAGCGAAGCGCCATCGTCTGCCCTTCTGCTATGGTTCGAATTTTCCCGGCACGGACCTCATTCTGCTGGATGACCCTGATCACAGTCAGTATGCAGAGCCGCCGGTCTTTGAATCAGGCGGGGGCGGGCTTGTCTCGACTGTCGATGATATGCTGGCCTTCGGTCATATGTTGCTCAAGAAGAGTAAATATGGGCATGAGCGCATTCTTTCGCGATCGGCGATTGAACTCATGACGACCGATCAGATCACACCGGAGCAGAAAGCCCTCTCGCCTTTCTTTCCCAATTTCTGGGATATTCGCGGTTGGGGTCTTGGGCTTTCCATCGTCACGCAGCGCAGGGATCTTGCCGATAACCCGGGACGCCTGGGATGGGATGGAGCCTTCGGCACATCCTGGTCCGTCGATCCCAAAGAGGAACTTGTCGGAGTTTTGATGACGCAAAGACGACCTTCCCGACTCGACATTCCCCCTGTGATTCGTGACTTTTGGACGTCCGTTTATCAGCTGATCGACGACTAG
- a CDS encoding cobyrinate a,c-diamide synthase, which produces MHSIPRLVIAGGGSGVGKTTLVALLALAFRARGLRVQCFKCGPDYLDPTWHKRASGREPQNLDSWMMGREAVLQTFVDATVEADIALIEGVMGLFDGAEPTRDVGSTAEISRILKAPVVCALDAKGVARTILPLYLGLKNFDPEVKTVGLLANRVGSKGHLELLKKACGDELLGGLPKDPALAIPERHLGLHAALSDVFDEARIQTWTSLAQEWLDLDKLWELATAAPALEAAPTSVNLPEKTRCRIAVAYDEAFHFYYSHNLQLLQKAGAELVYFSPLKDRELPHDIQAVIIGGGYPELHAAALSEQSSMRDSLRNFVEEGGTLFAECGGLMYLCRSIQTLEGHEYPMLGLLPARAIMQPKLQALGYTEVEQDAATILGPAGLRFRAHQFRYSLLEEDEKIPTVWRLRGKRQGAVIQEGYARGRILASYAHGHWASNPSIAEHLVASIAAPISGAASRPAEH; this is translated from the coding sequence ATGCATTCCATTCCGCGACTTGTGATTGCCGGCGGTGGCAGTGGGGTGGGCAAGACGACTCTCGTTGCGCTTCTGGCTCTGGCCTTTCGCGCCCGTGGTTTGCGGGTCCAGTGTTTCAAATGTGGACCGGATTATCTGGATCCCACTTGGCATAAGCGCGCAAGTGGACGGGAACCGCAGAATCTTGATAGCTGGATGATGGGACGCGAGGCCGTCCTGCAGACCTTTGTCGATGCCACGGTCGAAGCCGATATTGCTTTGATTGAAGGCGTCATGGGGCTTTTCGATGGGGCTGAGCCCACCCGTGATGTGGGTTCGACAGCCGAAATTTCCCGTATTTTAAAGGCTCCCGTCGTCTGCGCTTTGGATGCCAAAGGTGTGGCGCGGACGATACTGCCGCTTTATTTGGGATTGAAAAACTTTGATCCAGAGGTAAAAACAGTCGGGCTTTTGGCCAATCGCGTGGGTTCGAAGGGACATCTTGAACTTCTGAAAAAAGCCTGTGGTGATGAACTGCTCGGTGGTCTGCCGAAGGATCCGGCGCTCGCCATTCCGGAAAGGCATTTGGGTTTGCATGCCGCGCTTTCGGATGTTTTTGATGAGGCGCGCATTCAAACCTGGACCAGCCTCGCTCAGGAATGGCTGGATCTGGATAAACTCTGGGAACTGGCGACGGCCGCTCCGGCATTGGAAGCTGCACCCACAAGTGTCAACCTTCCCGAAAAAACGCGCTGCCGCATTGCAGTCGCCTATGACGAGGCCTTTCACTTTTATTACAGTCATAATCTTCAGCTTCTGCAGAAAGCCGGGGCCGAGCTGGTTTATTTTTCGCCGCTCAAAGATCGTGAGCTGCCGCACGATATTCAGGCTGTGATCATCGGCGGGGGATACCCCGAACTGCATGCCGCTGCGCTTTCTGAGCAAAGCAGCATGCGCGATTCGCTGCGGAACTTCGTGGAAGAAGGCGGAACACTTTTCGCCGAATGCGGCGGGCTCATGTATCTCTGCCGCAGCATTCAAACGCTGGAAGGTCATGAGTATCCGATGCTCGGACTTCTGCCGGCCAGGGCCATCATGCAGCCGAAACTCCAGGCGCTCGGATACACCGAGGTCGAGCAGGATGCGGCGACCATACTCGGACCGGCAGGCCTTCGTTTTCGTGCGCATCAGTTCCGTTATTCGCTGCTGGAGGAGGATGAAAAAATTCCAACCGTCTGGCGCCTTCGTGGCAAAAGACAGGGCGCGGTGATTCAGGAAGGGTATGCGCGCGGGCGTATTCTCGCCAGCTATGCGCATGGTCACTGGGCCTCCAATCCTTCGATTGCCGAGCACCTGGTCGCGAGTATCGCAGCTCCCATATCAGGAGCTGCGTCGCGACCAGCTGAACACTAG
- the cobO gene encoding cob(I)yrinic acid a,c-diamide adenosyltransferase, translating into MGQILVYTGQGKGKTTAALGLAFRALGRGHRVGVVQFIKGKWMTGERHQAARTEGLDFHVMGEGFTWESEDLTRDQQAARKAWEKSRELIQGGAHQVVILDEITYAIHYNWLTLDEVLETLASRPAGTSVVLTGRHAPQGLMDAADCVTEMNKVKHPFDQGQKALVGVDF; encoded by the coding sequence ATGGGACAGATTTTGGTTTATACCGGCCAGGGCAAGGGCAAGACCACGGCCGCTCTGGGTCTTGCCTTTCGAGCCCTGGGACGCGGTCATCGCGTGGGCGTCGTGCAGTTCATCAAAGGCAAATGGATGACTGGCGAAAGGCATCAGGCTGCTCGGACGGAAGGACTTGATTTTCATGTGATGGGCGAAGGTTTTACCTGGGAAAGTGAAGACCTGACGCGCGATCAGCAAGCAGCACGAAAAGCCTGGGAAAAAAGTCGGGAGTTGATCCAGGGGGGCGCGCATCAGGTGGTGATACTTGATGAGATCACCTATGCGATACACTATAACTGGCTCACGCTGGATGAGGTGCTGGAAACGCTCGCGTCGCGACCTGCCGGCACGAGTGTGGTACTGACCGGTCGTCATGCGCCGCAGGGACTGATGGATGCGGCTGACTGTGTCACTGAAATGAATAAGGTGAAACATCCCTTTGATCAGGGCCAGAAGGCTTTGGTGGGAGTGGATTTCTGA
- the cobA gene encoding uroporphyrinogen-III C-methyltransferase: MNGQQGWVYFVGAGPGPLDLLTLRAERLLRTADMVAYDHLVEAEVLALVKKDCELLSIGYRAKSRGGQHPILHDRILEAAKAGAQIVRLKSGDPLIFGRAAEEMQKLDEAGVAYSVVPGITAALAAAAAGNWPLTRKGQSTSLRLMTWSSHGMTRNPAETLAIYMPRHGLRELLRDLLQEGWSPTTPAAYIQSALRSDQAIIRSDLRDLPQAVEDHCDNRPGICLIGESLRRGIEPLLAELPREYENSAALWQ, from the coding sequence ATGAACGGGCAGCAGGGCTGGGTTTATTTCGTTGGAGCAGGTCCTGGACCTTTGGATCTTCTCACTCTGCGCGCGGAACGTCTGCTCCGAACAGCTGATATGGTGGCCTATGATCATCTGGTGGAAGCGGAAGTCCTGGCTCTGGTGAAAAAGGACTGTGAACTGCTGTCGATCGGCTATCGCGCAAAATCCCGCGGCGGGCAGCATCCGATTCTGCATGACAGGATTCTGGAAGCCGCGAAGGCCGGGGCCCAGATCGTTCGCTTGAAGTCGGGGGATCCTTTGATCTTCGGACGTGCGGCCGAGGAAATGCAAAAGCTCGATGAAGCCGGCGTTGCCTATAGCGTGGTGCCTGGCATTACCGCGGCTCTGGCCGCGGCCGCGGCGGGCAACTGGCCTTTGACCCGCAAGGGACAGTCCACATCCCTGCGGCTAATGACCTGGAGTTCACACGGGATGACGCGCAATCCCGCTGAGACTCTCGCGATCTATATGCCGCGACATGGCCTCCGGGAACTTCTGCGCGATCTTCTGCAGGAAGGCTGGTCACCGACAACACCGGCGGCTTATATTCAATCCGCGCTGCGGTCCGATCAGGCGATTATACGCTCTGATCTTCGAGATCTGCCGCAGGCGGTCGAGGATCATTGTGACAATCGACCCGGCATCTGTTTGATCGGAGAATCCCTGCGTCGCGGTATCGAGCCTTTGCTGGCGGAACTGCCGCGTGAATATGAAAACAGTGCCGCGCTTTGGCAATAA